A region from the Curtobacterium sp. MCBA15_012 genome encodes:
- a CDS encoding F0F1 ATP synthase subunit delta — protein sequence MRSATREALGSTRAVLADLGGAVTLDTGVQILAAGRAIAGAPQLLGLLSDPTADAVGKKVLIDRVFAGQSTETRAVLTAVAGSRWSSQEDLLAGIEDAGIRAVAATASSDTSIEAELFAFETAVRSDAKLELALGTKLGSASEKASLVERLLADKTSAQTTAILSHLVQQPRGRRIGELVRDASRIVADQAGKLVATVVTASPLSDGQAARVARGLAERYGKDISVNRVVDPAVVGGVRVQVGGDVIDGTVSTRLSELRLQLAG from the coding sequence ATGCGCAGCGCCACCAGGGAAGCACTCGGGTCGACGAGGGCGGTGCTCGCCGACCTCGGCGGTGCCGTCACGCTCGACACGGGTGTCCAGATCCTCGCCGCAGGGCGGGCGATCGCCGGTGCGCCGCAGCTCCTGGGCCTGCTGTCCGACCCGACCGCCGACGCCGTCGGCAAGAAGGTGCTGATCGACCGCGTCTTCGCCGGGCAGTCGACCGAGACGCGCGCGGTCCTGACCGCCGTGGCCGGGTCGCGCTGGTCCTCGCAGGAGGACCTGCTCGCCGGCATCGAGGACGCGGGCATCCGCGCCGTCGCCGCCACCGCGTCGTCGGACACCTCGATCGAGGCCGAGCTGTTCGCGTTCGAGACCGCGGTGCGGTCCGACGCGAAGCTCGAACTCGCGCTCGGCACGAAGCTCGGCAGTGCGTCCGAGAAGGCGTCGCTCGTCGAGCGGCTCCTCGCGGACAAGACGTCGGCGCAGACGACCGCGATCCTGTCGCACCTCGTGCAGCAGCCCCGTGGCCGCCGCATCGGTGAACTGGTCCGCGACGCCTCGCGCATCGTGGCCGACCAGGCGGGCAAGCTCGTCGCGACGGTCGTCACCGCGTCCCCGCTCTCGGACGGCCAGGCGGCTCGCGTCGCCCGGGGTCTCGCCGAGCGGTACGGCAAGGACATCAGCGTGAACCGCGTCGTCGACCCCGCGGTCGTCGGCGGGGTGCGCGTGCAGGTCGGTGGCGACGTCATCGACGGCACGGTGTCCACGCGCCTGTCGGAGCTCCGGCTCCAGCTCGCCGGCTGA
- a CDS encoding F0F1 ATP synthase subunit B, which produces MQHALIIAAEENINPLIPPVYDIVWSAVAFVIIFLVFWRVVTPRITKMLDERTEAIEGGIKKAEAAQEQAAAALDEYNKQLADARAEASRIREQARADATAIGNEVREQASADAARITANAQAQIEAERQSALQSLRSEVGTLALDLASGVIGESLKDDAKSAAVVDRFLADLEASQGQTAGER; this is translated from the coding sequence ATGCAGCACGCACTCATCATCGCGGCGGAGGAGAACATCAATCCGCTGATCCCCCCGGTGTACGACATCGTGTGGTCCGCGGTGGCCTTCGTCATCATCTTCCTGGTGTTCTGGCGTGTCGTCACGCCGCGCATCACGAAGATGCTCGATGAGCGCACCGAGGCCATCGAGGGTGGCATCAAGAAGGCCGAAGCTGCCCAGGAGCAGGCCGCGGCCGCGCTCGACGAGTACAACAAGCAGCTCGCCGACGCCCGTGCCGAGGCCTCGCGGATCCGTGAGCAGGCCCGTGCCGACGCGACCGCGATCGGCAACGAGGTGCGCGAGCAGGCCTCGGCCGACGCCGCGCGCATCACCGCCAACGCCCAGGCCCAGATCGAGGCCGAGCGCCAGTCCGCTCTGCAGTCGCTGCGGAGCGAGGTGGGCACCCTCGCCCTCGACCTCGCCTCCGGCGTGATCGGGGAGTCGCTCAAGGACGACGCGAAGTCGGCAGCGGTCGTGGACCGCTTCCTCGCCGACCTCGAGGCGTCCCAGGGCCAGACGGCCGGGGAGCGCTGA
- the atpE gene encoding ATP synthase F0 subunit C encodes MDATTVLAEINGNIATVGYGLAAIGPAIGVGIVVGKTIESVARQPELQGRLTTLMYIGIAFTEALAFIGIATYFIFTN; translated from the coding sequence GTGGACGCAACGACCGTTCTCGCGGAGATCAACGGCAACATCGCGACGGTTGGCTACGGCCTCGCTGCGATCGGCCCGGCCATCGGCGTCGGCATCGTCGTCGGCAAGACGATCGAGTCCGTCGCTCGCCAGCCCGAGCTCCAGGGCCGCCTGACGACCCTCATGTACATCGGTATCGCCTTCACCGAGGCCCTCGCGTTCATCGGTATCGCGACGTACTTCATCTTCACCAACTAA
- the atpB gene encoding F0F1 ATP synthase subunit A has translation MRAPTQETALLSHALPLSLTAAANTVAAGSSKAAEFHGPSIGEFFPDPIFFAGTPFEIDRVVIIRFIAVAVLLVFAFAGTRALKLVPNRGQAFIEYAFDVVRRNTFDNLGEKDGKRFLPLLATIFFGVLFMNLTGLIPALNLGGTSRIAMPMILAIVAYVAFIYAGLRKHPGAFLRNALFPPGVPWPLYIIVTPIELVSTFVLRPVTLTLRLLMNMVVGHLLLVLFFSATWFFFFDAEGLFKLFGIGTLAFGIAFSFFEILVALLQAYVFMLLTAVYIQLALADEH, from the coding sequence GTGCGCGCGCCGACACAGGAGACAGCGCTGCTATCCCACGCTCTTCCCCTGTCCCTCACCGCTGCGGCCAACACCGTTGCGGCGGGGAGCAGTAAGGCCGCCGAATTCCATGGTCCGTCGATCGGGGAGTTCTTCCCGGACCCGATCTTCTTCGCGGGCACGCCCTTCGAGATCGATCGCGTCGTCATCATCCGCTTCATCGCGGTCGCCGTGCTGCTCGTCTTCGCGTTCGCGGGCACCCGTGCACTGAAGCTCGTCCCCAACCGGGGTCAGGCGTTCATCGAGTACGCGTTCGACGTCGTCCGCCGCAACACCTTCGACAACCTCGGTGAGAAGGACGGCAAGCGGTTCCTGCCGCTGCTGGCGACGATCTTCTTCGGCGTCCTCTTCATGAACCTCACCGGTCTCATCCCGGCGCTGAACCTCGGTGGCACCAGCCGCATCGCGATGCCGATGATCCTCGCGATCGTCGCCTACGTCGCGTTCATCTACGCCGGCCTCCGCAAGCACCCGGGTGCGTTCCTCCGCAACGCGCTCTTCCCGCCCGGGGTGCCGTGGCCGCTCTACATCATCGTGACGCCGATCGAGCTGGTCTCGACCTTCGTGCTCCGTCCCGTCACGCTGACGCTGCGACTCCTGATGAACATGGTCGTCGGGCACCTGCTCCTCGTCCTGTTCTTCTCGGCCACGTGGTTCTTCTTCTTCGACGCCGAGGGCCTCTTCAAGCTCTTCGGCATCGGGACCCTGGCGTTCGGCATCGCCTTCAGCTTCTTCGAGATCCTCGTCGCGCTGCTCCAGGCCTACGTCTTCATGCTCCTCACCGCCGTCTACATCCAGCTGGCGCTGGCCGACGAGCACTGA